A region from the Mycobacterium heidelbergense genome encodes:
- a CDS encoding AraC family transcriptional regulator, with protein sequence MYQEFRPDRRLAPLVECGWVRSGPASRPLRVMPDGCVDLFVGSRGDVMIAGPATTFYDLPPDTGCVLAGLRLRPGAAAALIGPPASEFTDRRVLLDSIFGVRGTLMAEMVLAATTPSQRVAALEDLLAGYLAGAEPLVDTAVTRAIGIMRRHPGRPVSSLAAAVDLSERQLRRRFETAVGYGPKRFGRILRFQRLLDLIHTRGARARWAELAIEANYADQPHMINECLALAGVSPVALPRGVSVSSNTTPGDAR encoded by the coding sequence GTGTACCAGGAGTTTCGTCCCGATCGACGGCTCGCGCCGTTGGTCGAATGCGGCTGGGTTCGGTCCGGCCCGGCGAGCCGACCTTTGCGTGTGATGCCGGACGGGTGCGTCGACCTGTTCGTCGGTTCGCGGGGCGACGTCATGATCGCGGGTCCCGCCACCACCTTCTACGACCTGCCGCCGGACACGGGATGCGTGCTCGCCGGTCTTCGATTGCGGCCGGGCGCGGCGGCCGCCCTCATCGGGCCGCCCGCCAGCGAGTTCACCGACCGCCGGGTTCTCCTCGATTCGATCTTCGGCGTCCGCGGCACCCTCATGGCCGAGATGGTCCTTGCGGCAACGACTCCCAGTCAACGCGTGGCGGCGCTGGAAGACCTGCTGGCCGGCTATCTCGCCGGCGCCGAACCGTTGGTCGATACCGCCGTCACCCGGGCGATAGGGATAATGCGGCGACACCCGGGCCGGCCGGTATCGAGCCTGGCCGCCGCCGTCGATCTCAGCGAACGACAGCTGCGCCGCCGGTTTGAGACCGCTGTCGGCTACGGCCCCAAGCGGTTTGGCCGGATCCTTCGATTCCAGCGTCTGCTGGATTTGATCCATACCCGCGGCGCCCGAGCACGTTGGGCGGAGTTGGCGATCGAAGCCAACTACGCCGACCAGCCGCACATGATCAACGAGTGCCTGGCGCTGGCGGGGGTGTCGCCCGTCGCGCTCCCGCGGGGCGTGTCCGTTTCATCCAATACCACCCCCGGTGATGCGCGTTAG
- a CDS encoding ABC transporter family substrate-binding protein, with protein sequence MARAQFRACAQRAEPALRVPFRGHYTLWVQFRIVAGRAAVAVVVAALALTGCSPAIDLAPPTGSGASIGSTSDINPQDPATLQDGGSLRLALSDFPPNFNILHIDGNSAEVAAMMKATLPRAFTIGPDGSTTVDTDYFTSVELTGTSPQVVTYTINPKAVWSDGTPITWRDIASQIHALSGVDRNFAIAGPGGADRVASVTRGVDDRQAVMTFAKPYAEWRGMFAGNGMLLPAAMTGTPEAFNTGQLEGPGPSAGPFIFSSLDRTTQRIVLTRNPKWWGRRPRLDNITYLVLDDAARLPALQNNTIDATGIGTVDQLTIAQRTKGISIRRAPAPSWSHFTFNGAHGAILEDKALRVAVSKGIDRRTIAKVVQYGLTGDPVALNNHIYVAGQEGYQDNGSVVPYDPAEAARELDALGWRLNGQFREKDGRQLVIRDLFYDAQGSRVFAQIAQHSLAQIGVKLDLVARSGSGFFTNYINVGAFDIAQFGWLGDAFPLSALTQIYQSYGASNFGKIGSPQIDDAIERTLEELDPGKARALANDLDKLIWAEGFSLPLTQSPGDVAVRSTLANFGAAGLADLNYTAIGFMRT encoded by the coding sequence GTGGCTAGGGCGCAGTTTCGAGCCTGCGCCCAGCGCGCCGAGCCTGCGCTGAGGGTGCCGTTTCGGGGCCACTACACGCTCTGGGTGCAGTTTCGAATTGTCGCGGGCCGCGCGGCGGTAGCGGTGGTGGTCGCCGCTTTGGCGCTCACCGGGTGCTCGCCGGCCATCGACCTGGCGCCCCCGACCGGCAGCGGCGCATCCATCGGCAGCACCAGCGACATCAACCCGCAGGATCCCGCCACGCTGCAGGACGGCGGGAGCCTGCGGCTGGCGCTCAGCGACTTCCCGCCCAACTTCAACATTCTGCACATCGACGGCAATTCGGCCGAGGTCGCCGCGATGATGAAGGCCACCCTGCCGCGGGCGTTCACGATCGGGCCGGACGGCTCGACGACGGTCGACACCGACTACTTCACCAGCGTCGAACTCACCGGGACCAGCCCGCAGGTGGTCACCTACACCATCAACCCTAAAGCGGTGTGGTCCGACGGCACGCCGATCACGTGGCGCGACATCGCCAGCCAAATCCACGCGCTCAGCGGCGTCGACAGGAACTTCGCGATCGCGGGACCCGGCGGCGCGGACCGGGTCGCCTCGGTCACCCGCGGGGTGGACGACCGGCAGGCCGTCATGACCTTCGCCAAGCCGTACGCCGAGTGGCGCGGCATGTTCGCCGGCAACGGCATGCTGCTGCCCGCCGCCATGACCGGCACGCCCGAGGCCTTCAACACGGGCCAGCTCGAGGGTCCCGGCCCGTCGGCGGGTCCTTTCATTTTTTCGTCTCTGGACCGGACCACGCAGCGAATCGTGTTGACCCGCAACCCGAAATGGTGGGGCCGGCGCCCGCGCCTGGACAACATCACCTACCTGGTGCTCGATGACGCCGCGCGGCTGCCGGCGCTGCAGAACAACACGATCGACGCCACCGGGATCGGCACGGTGGACCAGCTGACCATCGCGCAACGGACCAAGGGCATTTCGATCCGGCGCGCCCCCGCCCCGAGCTGGTCGCACTTCACGTTCAACGGTGCCCACGGGGCGATCCTCGAGGACAAGGCGCTGCGGGTCGCCGTATCCAAGGGCATCGACCGGCGGACCATCGCCAAGGTGGTCCAGTACGGCCTCACCGGCGACCCGGTGGCGTTGAACAACCACATCTATGTCGCCGGGCAGGAGGGCTATCAGGACAACGGCTCCGTCGTCCCCTACGACCCGGCCGAGGCGGCACGTGAGCTCGATGCCCTGGGCTGGCGGCTCAACGGCCAGTTCCGGGAGAAGGACGGGCGCCAGCTCGTCATCCGCGATTTGTTCTACGACGCGCAGGGCAGCCGCGTGTTCGCGCAGATCGCCCAGCACAGTCTCGCGCAGATCGGCGTCAAGCTCGATCTCGTCGCGAGGTCCGGCAGCGGCTTCTTCACCAACTACATCAACGTCGGGGCCTTCGACATCGCGCAGTTCGGCTGGCTCGGCGACGCGTTCCCCCTCTCGGCGCTGACCCAGATTTACCAGTCCTACGGGGCAAGCAACTTCGGCAAGATCGGCAGCCCGCAGATCGACGACGCGATCGAGCGAACGCTCGAAGAGCTCGATCCCGGCAAGGCGCGGGCGTTGGCCAACGACCTCGACAAGCTCATCTGGGCCGAGGGATTCAGCCTGCCGCTGACCCAATCTCCGGGCGACGTCGCGGTGCGCAGCACGCTCGCCAATTTCGGCGCGGCCGGCCTCGCCGACCTGAACTACACCGCGATCGGGTTCATGCGGACCTGA
- a CDS encoding DUF3800 domain-containing protein codes for MRSSAPTATTTGYFVSPQEVEPLAKPEVDAVLVPRGYPCATFFVDESSARASSGSFFVVGAVKLRKPGALLRSIEHIRDTRAYDGEFKFSRISRGKLTAYYEVIDALANSDAHITACVVDLSSKTCNPFDGKHPEWQVHAKVVAKMLVGSINSRELASAVLDRRTTPVGIAFDDAVRGMVNQRLRSTGLVSAVCADSRCTDGLQLADLVAGAVAHQRRSDSSANSHKGRVAARLAAAFGVASFATDQRTKRVNVLTHGSRRTSSHAAVVEQRCPAR; via the coding sequence GTGCGATCATCGGCGCCAACGGCGACCACTACCGGCTATTTCGTCAGCCCGCAGGAGGTCGAGCCGTTGGCGAAACCTGAAGTTGATGCGGTGCTCGTTCCTCGCGGCTACCCGTGTGCAACCTTCTTTGTCGACGAGAGTTCGGCGCGTGCCAGCAGTGGGTCATTCTTCGTTGTGGGCGCCGTCAAGCTGCGAAAACCCGGTGCACTGCTGCGTAGCATCGAGCACATTCGCGATACACGCGCGTACGACGGGGAGTTCAAGTTCAGTCGTATATCGCGCGGCAAGCTCACGGCGTACTACGAGGTCATAGACGCACTTGCGAATTCCGATGCCCATATCACAGCCTGTGTCGTCGACCTTTCGTCGAAGACGTGCAATCCGTTCGACGGCAAACACCCGGAATGGCAAGTCCATGCAAAGGTCGTAGCAAAGATGCTGGTGGGCAGCATCAATTCACGAGAGCTGGCAAGCGCCGTGCTCGATCGACGCACGACACCGGTCGGTATCGCATTCGATGACGCTGTGCGTGGAATGGTTAACCAGCGGCTCAGGTCTACCGGCCTGGTATCTGCTGTATGCGCCGACTCGCGTTGCACTGACGGGCTGCAGCTTGCCGATTTGGTGGCTGGCGCTGTGGCGCACCAGCGGCGCTCCGACTCTTCGGCAAACTCTCATAAGGGGCGAGTCGCGGCCCGTCTCGCGGCAGCATTTGGGGTCGCTTCGTTCGCGACCGACCAGCGCACGAAAAGAGTAAACGTGCTGACTCATGGAAGCCGGCGCACCTCGTCGCACGCTGCCGTGGTTGAACAACGGTGCCCCGCGCGGTAG
- a CDS encoding metallophosphoesterase family protein, translating into MRFLHTADWQLGMTRHFLAGDAQPRYSAARRDAVAGLGALAAEVGAEFVVVAGDVFEHNQLSPQVIGQSLEAMRAIGIPVYLLPGNHDPLDASSVYTSALFTAERPDNVTVLDRAGVHQVRPGVEIVAAPWRSKAPTTDLVAEVLEDLTPGPVTRILVAHGGVDVLDPDRDKPSLIRLTTLDDALARGAIHYAALGDRHSLTRVGDSGRVWYSGSPEVTNFDDVESDPGHVLVVDVDESAVTVEPRRVGRWRFVTLHPQVDTSRDIADLDVNLDQITDKDRTVVRLALTGSLTVTDRAALDACLDRYARLFAWLGLWERRTDLVVIPADGEFTDLGIGGFAAAAVEELVATAREGDAESAVDAQAALALLLRLADRGAA; encoded by the coding sequence ATGCGATTCCTGCACACCGCCGACTGGCAGCTCGGCATGACCCGGCACTTCCTTGCCGGCGATGCCCAGCCACGGTACTCGGCGGCCCGCCGCGACGCGGTCGCCGGTCTGGGGGCGCTGGCGGCGGAGGTGGGCGCCGAGTTCGTCGTGGTGGCCGGTGACGTCTTCGAGCACAACCAGCTCTCCCCGCAGGTGATCGGGCAGTCGCTGGAAGCCATGCGCGCCATCGGAATTCCGGTCTACCTGCTGCCGGGCAACCACGATCCGCTCGACGCGTCCTCGGTGTACACGAGCGCGCTGTTCACCGCCGAACGCCCGGACAACGTCACCGTGCTCGACCGGGCCGGTGTCCATCAGGTGAGGCCCGGGGTGGAGATCGTCGCCGCGCCGTGGCGGTCCAAGGCCCCGACCACCGACCTGGTCGCCGAGGTCCTCGAAGACCTGACCCCCGGACCCGTCACCCGGATCCTCGTCGCCCATGGCGGCGTCGACGTCCTCGACCCCGACCGCGACAAACCGTCGCTGATCCGGCTCACCACGCTCGACGACGCGCTGGCCCGCGGCGCAATCCACTATGCCGCGCTGGGGGACAGGCATTCGCTCACCCGGGTGGGCGACAGCGGCCGGGTCTGGTATTCCGGTTCACCGGAAGTCACCAACTTCGACGACGTCGAATCGGACCCCGGTCACGTCCTGGTCGTCGACGTCGACGAGAGCGCCGTCACCGTGGAGCCCCGGCGCGTCGGCCGCTGGCGGTTCGTCACCCTGCACCCTCAGGTCGACACCAGCCGCGACATCGCCGACCTCGACGTGAACCTCGACCAGATCACCGACAAGGACCGCACCGTGGTGCGGTTGGCGCTGACCGGTTCGTTGACGGTCACCGACCGCGCCGCGCTGGACGCGTGCCTCGACCGATACGCCCGGTTGTTCGCCTGGCTCGGCCTGTGGGAACGCCGCACCGACCTCGTCGTCATACCCGCCGACGGCGAGTTCACCGATCTCGGCATCGGCGGGTTCGCCGCCGCGGCCGTCGAGGAGCTGGTGGCAACGGCACGCGAGGGCGACGCGGAGTCCGCCGTCGATGCGCAGGCGGCGCTGGCGCTGTTGCTGCGGCTCGCCGATCGGGGGGCCGCATGA
- a CDS encoding ester cyclase has product MTNPKAVALESFRLIETGDEELARRIIAPSYVNQEADDDPDDVERRLLGPAGFLATSRWLRDAFSDLRFEPQETVAEAGVVIAAATMTGEHTGVFNGIEPTGRRINHKQVHIFTVAGGQITHHRAVRDDLGLLLQLGWRP; this is encoded by the coding sequence ATGACGAACCCGAAAGCCGTTGCGCTCGAGTCCTTCCGGCTGATCGAGACCGGAGACGAGGAGCTGGCCCGACGAATCATCGCCCCAAGCTACGTGAATCAGGAGGCCGACGACGACCCGGACGATGTCGAACGCCGGCTCCTCGGCCCCGCGGGGTTCCTGGCCACCAGCCGATGGCTGCGCGACGCGTTCTCCGATCTGCGGTTCGAACCGCAGGAGACCGTGGCCGAGGCCGGGGTCGTGATCGCCGCGGCCACCATGACCGGCGAGCACACCGGGGTGTTCAACGGCATCGAACCCACCGGCAGGCGGATCAACCACAAACAGGTGCACATCTTCACGGTCGCCGGCGGCCAGATCACCCATCACCGCGCGGTCCGTGACGACCTGGGCTTGCTGCTCCAACTCGGCTGGCGCCCCTGA
- a CDS encoding AAA family ATPase encodes MKLHRLVLTNYRGIAHREIEFPDRGVVVVCGANEIGKSSMVEALDLLLESRDRSTKKEVKAVKPANSDVGSEVSAEISCGPYRFVYRKRFHKKCETELTVLTPRRDQLTGDEAHERVRAMLAETVDNDLWRAQRVLQATSTAAVDLSGCDALSRALDVAAGDATALQGTEPLLIERIDAEHGRYFTPTGRPTGEWAAAISRLADAEAAVAECAAAVAEVDDRVRRHAVLTERAAELAQRRASAAPRLAAARAAADRIAELTGQEREARLVADAAAATGAAATAAHTGRLALLAEIDTRTAIVAAAEAEAQQAADARAQAAADAEAAATAAEEATRALTDLQRRAEAARRAVDQLANREEADRLSARLARIVTIQRDRDRVRAELAEPPVAAVTEELLRRIEDAAAAVDRLGGQLALMSAGVEITAAADIELLAGDQRVPLAAGQSWSITATGPTTVAVPGVLTARVTPGATTLDIQAKYVAAEQELAAALEAGAVVDLAAARSADQRRRELQASRDQLSATLAGLCGDEPVDQLRSRLAQLRAGQSDEPDVIATDIAAARTELDAAEADRAAASAEHETRRRIAADADGRLAESSMRATVLLNTLETQRGELDAATARLARERGSVSDEDLASAADTGLKAAEDAQRRLAELAGELAAAAPDAVAAELAAATGEATSLHDRYEEAAGALREIGIELSVFGGEGRQGKLDAAETEREHAASQHARMGERARAARLLRSVMTRHRDTTRQRYVEPYRAELQRLGRPVFGPTFEVDIDSDLCVRSRTLNGVTVPYESLSGGAKEQLGILARLAGAALVAKEDTVPVLVDDALGFTDPARLAKMGEAFDAVGAHGQVIVLTCSPDRYDGVTGAHRVDLNA; translated from the coding sequence ATGAAGCTGCACCGGCTGGTCCTCACCAACTACCGCGGCATCGCGCACCGGGAGATCGAGTTCCCCGACCGAGGCGTGGTGGTGGTGTGCGGCGCCAACGAGATCGGCAAGTCGTCGATGGTCGAGGCCTTGGACCTCCTGCTGGAGTCCAGGGACCGCTCCACGAAGAAGGAAGTCAAGGCGGTCAAGCCGGCCAACAGCGACGTCGGCTCCGAGGTCAGCGCCGAAATAAGCTGCGGTCCTTACCGTTTCGTGTACCGCAAGCGGTTCCACAAAAAATGCGAGACGGAGTTGACGGTGCTGACGCCGCGCCGCGATCAGCTCACCGGCGACGAGGCCCACGAACGGGTCCGGGCGATGCTGGCCGAGACGGTGGACAACGACCTGTGGCGCGCCCAGCGGGTGCTGCAGGCCACCTCGACCGCCGCGGTGGATCTGTCCGGTTGTGATGCGCTGTCGCGCGCGCTGGACGTCGCGGCCGGAGACGCCACGGCGCTACAGGGCACCGAGCCGTTGCTCATCGAGCGGATCGACGCCGAGCACGGCCGCTATTTCACCCCCACCGGGCGCCCCACCGGCGAGTGGGCCGCCGCGATCTCCCGGCTGGCCGACGCCGAGGCCGCGGTCGCGGAATGCGCGGCGGCGGTCGCCGAGGTTGACGACCGGGTGCGCCGCCACGCCGTCCTGACCGAGCGGGCGGCCGAGTTGGCGCAGCGGCGGGCCTCGGCCGCCCCCCGGCTCGCCGCCGCGCGGGCGGCCGCCGACAGGATCGCCGAACTCACCGGCCAAGAGCGCGAGGCCAGGCTGGTCGCCGACGCCGCGGCGGCGACCGGCGCCGCGGCCACCGCCGCCCACACCGGGCGGTTGGCGCTGCTGGCCGAAATCGACACTCGCACGGCCATCGTCGCCGCGGCCGAGGCCGAAGCGCAACAGGCCGCCGACGCGCGGGCACAAGCGGCGGCCGACGCCGAGGCCGCGGCCACCGCCGCCGAGGAAGCCACCCGGGCCCTGACGGACCTGCAACGTCGCGCCGAGGCCGCCCGGCGCGCCGTCGACCAGCTCGCCAACCGCGAGGAGGCCGACCGGCTGAGCGCCCGGTTGGCCAGGATCGTCACCATCCAGCGGGACCGGGACCGGGTCCGCGCGGAACTCGCAGAGCCCCCGGTCGCCGCCGTCACCGAGGAGTTGCTGCGGCGAATCGAGGACGCCGCGGCCGCCGTCGACCGCCTCGGCGGCCAGTTGGCGTTGATGTCCGCCGGGGTGGAGATCACCGCCGCCGCCGACATCGAGCTCCTCGCCGGCGACCAACGGGTGCCGCTCGCGGCGGGCCAAAGCTGGTCGATCACGGCGACCGGTCCCACCACCGTGGCGGTACCCGGCGTCCTGACCGCGCGGGTCACCCCGGGCGCGACCACCCTCGACATCCAGGCCAAATACGTTGCGGCGGAACAGGAGCTGGCCGCCGCGTTGGAGGCCGGCGCCGTCGTTGACCTGGCGGCCGCGCGATCCGCCGATCAACGCCGCCGCGAACTGCAGGCAAGCCGCGACCAGTTGAGCGCCACCCTGGCCGGTTTGTGCGGCGACGAACCGGTCGACCAGCTGCGGTCGCGGCTCGCGCAGTTGCGTGCCGGTCAATCGGACGAACCCGACGTCATCGCGACGGACATCGCCGCCGCCCGCACCGAACTGGATGCGGCGGAGGCCGACCGCGCCGCCGCGTCCGCCGAACACGAGACGCGCCGCCGGATCGCCGCGGACGCCGATGGCAGGCTGGCCGAGTCATCCATGCGGGCAACGGTTTTGCTGAACACGCTGGAGACCCAGCGCGGCGAGCTGGACGCGGCCACCGCCCGGCTGGCGCGGGAGCGGGGGTCGGTCAGTGACGAGGACCTCGCGTCGGCGGCGGACACCGGGCTGAAGGCGGCGGAAGACGCTCAGCGGCGGCTCGCCGAGCTGGCCGGCGAGCTTGCCGCCGCGGCGCCGGACGCGGTGGCCGCCGAATTGGCCGCTGCCACAGGGGAAGCGACGTCGCTGCACGATCGCTACGAAGAGGCCGCGGGTGCATTGCGCGAGATCGGTATCGAGCTTTCGGTCTTCGGCGGCGAGGGTCGCCAAGGCAAGCTGGACGCCGCCGAGACGGAACGCGAGCACGCCGCCAGCCAGCACGCCCGGATGGGTGAGCGGGCGCGGGCCGCGCGGCTGCTGCGGTCGGTGATGACGCGTCACCGCGACACCACCAGGCAGCGCTACGTCGAGCCCTATCGCGCCGAACTGCAGCGGCTCGGCCGCCCGGTGTTCGGGCCCACGTTCGAGGTGGACATCGACAGCGACCTGTGCGTCCGCAGCCGCACCCTGAACGGCGTCACGGTGCCGTACGAATCGTTGTCCGGTGGGGCCAAAGAGCAGCTCGGCATCCTGGCGCGGCTGGCCGGCGCCGCCCTGGTGGCCAAGGAGGACACCGTCCCGGTGCTGGTCGACGACGCGCTGGGATTCACCGATCCCGCCCGGCTGGCGAAGATGGGTGAGGCCTTCGACGCCGTGGGCGCTCACGGACAGGTCATCGTGCTCACCTGCAGCCCCGATCGGTACGACGGGGTCACGGGCGCGCACCGCGTCGACCTCAACGCCTAG